A single window of Pseudomonadota bacterium DNA harbors:
- a CDS encoding transglycosylase domain-containing protein produces MIQHLLSKIKFTPSRILIYILLFFLISLGIELFVRDIKTSRMQSLLFSHIAKKCTYELENGESKDIRFPKFGPYDIRLGYSRIPEWIVKMSGEGYTVAKQAKWSPTLLRCVDMGLFAIYREKVQNGICLLDRHDKQLSFQKFPERIYPDFKSIPPVVADMLLFIENRHLLDTESQYQNPSIEWERLFKSISEAVLSIFDNNRNVAGGSTLSTQIEKFRHSPRGITNSARDKIRQISSSTLRTYYFGEKTSQTRKRILLDYVNSIPLSAAPGFGEVLGLGDGLWAWYGLDYKTVNHLLFDARKKDIPPDKAAEIGSALKAVLSLFLSQRRPSAYLITHRNDLEELANTYCRLLEKEGVLSPKIRDAAISTKLNFQKKGALLYSMEIPQKKATNFIRSKLMTTLGMERLYDIDRLDLDVKTGIDADLQHKITEVLYSLKDPSNIIKAGLKGPHLLEKGDPSKIIYSLSLYERTPVGNMLRVQTNNFDGSFNMDEQMKLDMGSSAKLRVLVHYLDIIDKLHEQYQNLPYADLKLLSSDPGLDPLTRWTMDFLSTASDKSLYALLYAAMNRTYSAGVGERFFTGGGLHTFANFNKEDNFKVISVREAFQRSVNLVFIRMMRDIVYYHVYQRYGITPRSIEKISDTDRSRLLSQFVNKESIQFIRRFYNKYQGKTPDELNELLYMKIYPIPHRLAAAFRLLKPEASVDEFETFISNHLPGSHLTSKYINTLYTRYKPGNFSLADIGYITHVHPLELWLVSFLQNNPKATKEEVIQQSTDKRHEVYSWLYKTKNPHKQYKRIRTIVELEAFQDIHREWKRLGYPFDYLIPSYASSIGSSGDRPAALAELIGIILNDGIYYPRKRISSFCFGKDTPYETLMTLSPVNGKQIIAPETALIVKKALQDVVEQGTASRLKNAAVSSEGNTLIIGGKTGTGDHRYKTFGPGGNLISSKVLNRTAIFVFLIGDRHFGTISVYVSGNEAANFAFSSSLPVGILKILLPDIISSIDGSQALM; encoded by the coding sequence ATGATTCAGCATTTATTATCCAAAATAAAATTTACCCCCTCAAGAATATTAATATATATATTGTTATTCTTTTTGATCAGCCTGGGTATCGAACTTTTTGTAAGGGACATTAAAACTTCGCGGATGCAGTCGCTGCTTTTCTCGCATATTGCAAAAAAATGTACCTATGAACTGGAAAACGGAGAAAGTAAGGATATTCGTTTCCCAAAATTCGGACCATACGATATTCGTCTGGGATATTCCAGAATTCCCGAATGGATAGTTAAAATGAGTGGAGAAGGATATACCGTCGCCAAACAGGCTAAATGGTCTCCTACTTTATTGAGATGCGTTGATATGGGGCTGTTTGCTATCTACAGGGAAAAAGTCCAGAACGGCATCTGTCTTCTGGACCGGCATGACAAACAATTATCATTTCAAAAATTCCCGGAGCGTATTTACCCTGATTTCAAATCAATCCCTCCTGTAGTGGCCGACATGCTTCTGTTTATAGAAAATCGCCACCTTTTGGATACGGAGTCTCAATATCAAAATCCTTCCATCGAATGGGAACGCCTTTTCAAGTCCATATCCGAAGCTGTCCTATCTATATTTGATAATAATCGCAATGTGGCAGGTGGCAGCACTCTTTCCACTCAGATAGAAAAATTCAGGCATTCACCAAGGGGAATCACAAACTCAGCAAGAGATAAAATCAGACAAATCTCTTCTTCAACATTACGGACCTATTATTTCGGAGAAAAGACCTCCCAAACCCGCAAACGAATTTTGCTTGATTATGTTAACTCCATACCCCTTTCTGCGGCTCCCGGCTTCGGCGAAGTGCTTGGACTGGGAGACGGCCTGTGGGCATGGTATGGGCTGGATTATAAAACCGTCAACCACCTGCTGTTTGATGCCCGCAAAAAAGATATTCCTCCCGATAAGGCGGCTGAGATCGGAAGCGCTCTTAAAGCAGTATTAAGTCTTTTTCTATCCCAGCGACGTCCTTCGGCCTATCTGATCACCCACAGGAATGATCTTGAAGAACTGGCAAACACTTACTGCAGGCTTTTGGAAAAAGAAGGAGTGCTTTCCCCCAAAATTCGAGACGCGGCAATCTCAACAAAACTGAATTTTCAAAAAAAGGGGGCTCTACTGTATTCCATGGAAATCCCCCAAAAAAAAGCCACCAATTTCATCCGGTCAAAACTGATGACAACTTTAGGTATGGAAAGGCTATATGACATAGATCGTCTCGACCTGGATGTCAAAACAGGAATAGACGCAGATCTTCAACATAAAATAACCGAGGTGCTTTATAGCCTAAAAGATCCGTCAAACATTATAAAAGCCGGGCTCAAAGGCCCCCATCTTCTTGAAAAAGGCGACCCATCGAAAATAATCTACAGTTTAAGTTTGTATGAACGAACACCGGTAGGAAATATGCTTAGAGTGCAAACCAATAATTTTGACGGTTCCTTTAACATGGACGAACAGATGAAGCTGGATATGGGTTCCTCAGCCAAATTGCGCGTTCTGGTTCATTATTTGGATATTATAGACAAGCTCCACGAACAGTATCAAAATTTACCTTACGCCGACCTTAAACTGTTATCCTCTGATCCGGGCCTTGATCCTTTGACACGGTGGACAATGGATTTTCTATCAACGGCCAGTGATAAATCTCTGTATGCCCTTTTATATGCAGCCATGAACAGGACATATTCAGCAGGTGTAGGAGAACGGTTCTTTACAGGTGGCGGCTTGCATACATTTGCCAATTTCAATAAGGAAGATAACTTCAAGGTGATATCGGTGCGTGAAGCATTCCAGCGCTCCGTCAATCTCGTATTTATCAGAATGATGAGAGATATCGTTTATTACCATGTTTACCAACGATACGGCATCACACCACGATCCATTGAAAAAATAAGTGATACGGATAGAAGTCGTTTACTATCCCAGTTTGTCAACAAAGAAAGCATTCAGTTTATAAGGCGCTTCTATAACAAATACCAGGGAAAAACTCCTGATGAATTGAATGAACTGTTGTATATGAAGATTTACCCAATACCCCATCGCCTGGCTGCAGCCTTTAGATTATTAAAACCTGAAGCTTCGGTAGATGAATTTGAAACCTTTATCAGCAATCATCTTCCGGGTTCCCATCTTACGAGTAAGTATATCAACACACTTTATACCAGATATAAACCGGGTAATTTCTCCCTGGCGGATATCGGCTATATTACACATGTCCATCCGCTGGAACTCTGGCTGGTGAGTTTTCTTCAGAATAATCCCAAAGCAACAAAAGAAGAAGTAATTCAACAGAGCACAGATAAACGCCATGAGGTATATAGCTGGCTGTACAAAACGAAAAATCCTCATAAACAATATAAAAGGATTCGGACTATAGTTGAACTGGAAGCATTCCAGGATATCCATCGCGAATGGAAACGTCTGGGTTATCCCTTTGACTACCTAATCCCATCTTACGCCAGTTCCATAGGAAGTTCGGGAGACCGTCCAGCTGCTCTGGCAGAGCTTATAGGTATTATTTTGAATGACGGTATTTATTACCCAAGGAAACGAATCAGTTCTTTTTGTTTCGGAAAAGACACTCCTTACGAAACCCTCATGACTCTTTCGCCGGTGAATGGAAAGCAGATCATAGCACCTGAAACTGCTCTGATCGTAAAAAAGGCGCTGCAAGATGTAGTTGAGCAGGGAACAGCTTCACGTTTGAAAAATGCAGCCGTTTCATCCGAAGGGAATACCTTGATAATCGGCGGAAAAACAGGAACCGGTGATCATAGGTACAAAACCTTTGGTCCGGGGGGCAATCTGATATCTTCAAAAGTCTTAAACAGGACCGCTATATTTGTTTTTTTGATAGGTGACCGTCATTTTGGAACTATAAGTGTCTATGTCTCGGGAAATGAAGCTGCAAATTTTGCATTTTCGAGCTCTCTGCCGGTTGGGATTCTAAAAATACTGTTACCTGACATCATTTCCAGTATAGATGGAAGTCAGGCTTTAATGTAG
- a CDS encoding ADP-ribosylglycohydrolase family protein yields the protein MKDMDDNQNRAMGAVMGTLIGDALGVGPHWYYDLDQLKKDYGEWIDNYTEPKANRYHAGLKAGENSQTGQVVTMLLESVSDCGEYVESDFTNRLDDLLKTLDGTPSSGRYTDKVMRNVWVSRQKNELDWSEAGSFGDTAEAAIRTPVLAAHYYRDIKSLMNTLRSNVLLTHRDPFIAGQSAAFGLIISCLIEGNNLGDVSKIIFKKASKENIHTVIEVPDHHNRKRAVSFNDALLQPSWSYKAANDPAIKIEPALAVCRLFGLACTLGFMLPAAYYLASRFENDFYKAVMSALNGGGNNMARAALTGALVGAQVGLDGIPKNLIKGLFDHERLLNMAEKITS from the coding sequence ATGAAAGATATGGATGATAATCAAAATCGGGCAATGGGCGCAGTAATGGGCACTCTGATCGGTGATGCGCTTGGAGTCGGCCCTCACTGGTATTACGATCTTGACCAGTTAAAGAAAGATTACGGGGAATGGATCGACAATTATACTGAACCGAAAGCAAACAGATACCATGCAGGCCTTAAAGCAGGTGAAAACTCTCAAACCGGCCAGGTGGTAACAATGCTGCTTGAGTCAGTATCAGACTGCGGTGAATATGTGGAATCGGATTTTACAAACAGACTCGATGATCTTCTTAAAACACTGGACGGCACTCCTTCAAGCGGTAGATACACAGATAAAGTCATGCGTAATGTGTGGGTTTCCAGGCAAAAAAATGAGCTGGATTGGTCAGAAGCCGGTAGCTTTGGAGACACAGCCGAAGCCGCAATCAGGACACCTGTTTTGGCTGCCCACTATTACAGAGATATTAAAAGCCTTATGAATACCTTACGATCAAATGTTTTGCTGACTCACCGCGACCCTTTCATTGCAGGTCAATCGGCTGCTTTCGGTTTAATTATAAGCTGCCTTATTGAAGGTAACAATCTGGGAGATGTTTCAAAAATTATTTTCAAAAAAGCCTCCAAGGAAAATATTCACACGGTAATTGAAGTGCCGGATCACCATAATAGAAAAAGAGCAGTATCATTCAATGATGCTCTGCTTCAGCCTTCCTGGTCATATAAAGCGGCAAATGATCCGGCTATTAAAATTGAGCCTGCTCTGGCGGTCTGCCGTCTTTTCGGCCTGGCCTGCACCTTGGGATTTATGCTGCCTGCTGCATATTATTTGGCCTCACGTTTTGAAAATGATTTTTATAAAGCCGTTATGTCAGCACTAAACGGCGGGGGGAATAACATGGCACGTGCCGCCCTAACCGGGGCTTTGGTAGGTGCACAGGTCGGTCTTGACGGAATACCGAAAAACCTCATCAAAGGCCTTTTCGATCATGAACGTTTGCTGAATATGGCGGAAAAGATTACTTCATAG
- a CDS encoding putative DNA binding domain-containing protein, with product MTKTELLELIKNLENSGVEFKRDTEKTEKLAKELVAFANLQGGRVLLGIDDDCSVVGITRDRLEEWVMTTCRDKIRPEIIPYYEVIRDVDPGKDVAVVQVDRGWAVHHVWHNNHRTYYIRVGTQSREASAEELERLFQQRGAFRLEVRGVSGSSMEDFDDRRLRDYFQRIRQQAVPPEKPSNEWLAQEEAKAREQARNEGDKSKWEQVFEHKKSQWLENNKHQWRTLLVNTEFLIEDDDRKPATVAGLLLFCANPNRFLPQAGIDAAAYPGKEKDYAAKERLSIRGPMTALFGVEGIVENGLVEQAVEFVRRNSGVTATLADGARREQKWTYPEEAVRETIVNALVHRDYLLSGTTVELSIYEDRLEVISPGRLPNGITPQRMITGCRAARNQLLKDVMRDYGYLEHMGMGVPRKIVKEMQKHNGTLPDLIEDEELFMVRLWNK from the coding sequence ATGACAAAGACAGAGCTGTTGGAGCTTATAAAAAATCTAGAGAACTCAGGTGTTGAGTTCAAGCGGGATACAGAAAAAACAGAAAAATTAGCTAAAGAACTGGTCGCATTTGCAAATCTACAGGGTGGACGGGTGCTCCTGGGTATTGATGATGATTGCAGCGTGGTTGGGATAACCAGGGATCGCCTGGAGGAGTGGGTAATGACCACTTGCAGGGATAAGATACGCCCTGAGATTATCCCTTATTATGAAGTCATCCGCGATGTGGACCCAGGCAAGGATGTGGCAGTTGTTCAGGTTGACCGCGGATGGGCGGTCCATCATGTCTGGCATAACAACCATAGAACTTACTATATTCGTGTGGGCACTCAGAGCCGTGAAGCCAGTGCCGAAGAGTTGGAGCGGTTATTCCAACAGCGTGGTGCATTTCGTTTGGAAGTACGCGGCGTGTCCGGCTCATCCATGGAAGATTTCGACGATCGACGCCTGCGTGATTATTTTCAACGAATACGCCAGCAAGCTGTTCCGCCAGAAAAGCCATCAAACGAATGGTTGGCTCAAGAGGAAGCCAAAGCTCGTGAGCAGGCACGAAATGAAGGCGATAAAAGCAAGTGGGAACAGGTTTTCGAACATAAGAAGTCACAGTGGCTGGAGAATAACAAACATCAATGGCGTACTCTCCTTGTGAATACGGAATTTCTGATTGAAGATGACGATAGGAAACCAGCCACGGTTGCGGGTTTATTACTGTTTTGCGCCAATCCAAATCGTTTTTTACCTCAGGCTGGAATTGATGCGGCCGCCTATCCCGGCAAGGAAAAAGATTATGCCGCAAAAGAGCGTCTTTCTATTCGCGGCCCGATGACGGCCCTGTTTGGGGTTGAAGGCATTGTTGAAAATGGTCTTGTTGAACAGGCAGTTGAATTCGTAAGGAGAAATTCCGGGGTTACCGCCACACTTGCTGACGGCGCGAGACGTGAACAGAAATGGACATATCCGGAAGAGGCAGTAAGGGAGACAATCGTCAATGCGCTGGTGCACCGAGATTACCTGTTGTCCGGTACTACGGTAGAGTTGTCTATCTATGAGGATCGCTTGGAGGTGATTTCCCCAGGTCGTCTTCCCAACGGGATCACGCCACAGCGCATGATAACAGGTTGTCGTGCAGCCCGTAATCAATTGCTTAAAGATGTTATGAGGGACTACGGTTACCTTGAACATATGGGCATGGGAGTGCCCAGGAAAATCGTCAAAGAGATGCAAAAACATAATGGAACATTACCGGATTTAATCGAAGACGAAGAGCTTTTCATGGTAAGGCTCTGGAATAAATAA